GGCGCCCTGCTAAAGCTGAAAGACCTGGCCGGATACGGCCCAAAGCTCGTCAAGAAGGCTCCCTGCCAAGAGGTCGTCATCAGCGGAAATCCCTCTCTAAATGATCTGCCCATCCTAAAGTGCTGGCCGGGTGACGGCGGCCGCTTCATCACCTTGCCCCTCGTCATAACCAAAAACCCGCTCGACCAAAAGCAGAATATGGGCATGTACCGGATGCAGGTCTTCGACGAGCGGACGACCGGCATGCATATTCACCTCCATCACGATGGGGCCGAAAATTATCGAAAATCCGAGAAGATGGGCGAGCCTATGGAAGTCGCGGTCGCCTTGGGCGGCGATCCGGCCACCATCTATGCGGCAACGGCCCCCTTGCCCAAGGGTTTGGATGAGCTCATCTTTGCCGGGTTCTTGAGAAAGAAGCCGGTTGAAGTGGTAAAGGCCAGAACGGTCGATCTCTTGGTTCCGGCCCAGGCCGAGATAATCCTTGAGGGCCACATCGACCCCATCAAGAGGCAGCGAGAAGGCCCCTTTGGCGATCACACTGGCTACTATTCGCTGGAGGGTGACTATCCGGTTTTCAACCTAACCTGCATAACCAGGCGAAAGGATGCCATCTATTCGGCAACAGTGGTAGGCAAGCCTCCCATGGAGGATTGTTATATGGGCAAAGCGACCGAACGCATCTTCTTGCCCCTCTTGCAATTGGTATATCCTGAGATAGTCGATATGGACTTGCCCTTGGAGGGGGTCTTTCATAACTGCGCCATCATCGGGGTAAAGAAGAGCTATCCCATGCACGCAGCCAAGGTTATGAACGGCATCTGGTCGATGGGACAGATGATGCTGACCAAGATGATCGTGGTGGTCGATGAGGATATCGATGTCCACAACTACTCGGAAGTGGCCTGGAAGGTCTTTAACAACGTCGATCCGGCAAGGGATATCATCATCACCCGCGGCCCCTTGGACGCGCTAGATCACTCCTCGCCAACTGCAAATTTCGGTTCCAAGATGGGCATTGATGCCACTCGCAAGTGGAAGGAAGAGGGGCATGACCGCGAGTGGCCGGACGATATCGTCATGAATGAAGAGATAAAACGCCTGGTCAGCTCAAGGTGGAAGGAGTACGGTTTTAAATAAGCTTTCGGCCACCCTCAAAATGATAAAGTTTGAACATTCCATATTCGCTCTGCCCTTTGCCTACGTTGGGGCGATGATCGCCCTTAGTGGTTTTCCGAGCGGGGCCCAAATCCTCTGGATAACACTCGCCATGGTTGGGGCAAGGAGCTTTGCCATGTGCCTTAACAGGCTGATCGATAAAGGGATAGATGCAAGGAACCCAAGAACCAAGGATAGGGCGCTGGTTACCGGGCTGCTTTCGGAGCTAGATGTGATCATTTTTGCGCTTGTTTCGCTCGGCCTCTTCTTTTTGGCCGCCTTTAACTTAGCTCCCCTTTGCCGGTATCTCGCTCCGCTCTTTGTCATCCCATTTGTGATATATCCATATACCAAGAGGTTCACCTCACTCTGCCATCTGGTTTTGGGCTTAAGTCTGGGGCTCTCTCCGATCGGAGCCTGGGTCGCCGTGACTAACTCAATCTCGCCCATAGCCATCTTGCTCGGCGTTTCAGTCATGTTTTGGGTGGCCGGCTTCGATGTCATCTACTCTTGCCAGGATATCGAGGTCGATAGGAGGGACGGCCTCTTCTCGATCCCGGTAAGGCTCGGCATTGGCCCAGCTTTGAAGATGGTGGCTGTCTTTCACGTCGTCTCGGTCATTCTTCTCCTTCTGGCCGGCCGCCTTGCCGGTTTGAGTTTCATGCATTATGTCGGCGTCTTCGTCGTCTCGGTCCTCCTCTTCTATGAGGATAACCTTGTAAGACCCGAAGACCTATCCAAGGTCAATACGGCCTTCTTCACCTTAAATGGGATGATAAGCGTGGTCGTCTTCGTCTTTACCGCCTTAAATTATGCGATCTAGATAAGGGGTTTAACTTTGCGGATAGTTGTTGGAATCACCGGAGCATCCGGCTCCGTCTATGCGGAAAAACTATTAAAAGAGCTCACCAGAGGGGGCCATGAGGTCAAGCTCATCCTGACCGAGGCCGCAAAATACGTCATAAATTTGGAAATCGGTCTAGATTTAGCAGGAGATTTTGAAGCTATAGAGAATTCTCTTAAAATGTGGGTTGGTGGTAACGCTTCGGACCTGCTAGAATATATTGAGATCGACGATATAGCCTCCAAGATCAGCAGCGGCTCCTATCCGACCCATGCGATGGTGGTCATCCCCTGCTCGATGGGGACGCTCGCCTCGATCAGGGCGGGAATATCCAAGAATATCTTGGAGCGGGCCGCTGATGTGACTTTGAAAGAGGGACGTCCCTTGATACTGGTTCCAAGGGAGACGCCTTTAAGCGAGTTACATCTTGAAAATATGCTGACTTTAAAGAGGGCGGGAGCGACCATCTTGCCCGCCATGCCCGGATTTTATAACAGGCCTGATAGCATAGATGATCTGGTCTCTTTCATTGTAGGTCGTCTTTTGGACCTCCTGGGCATCGCCCACCA
Above is a genomic segment from Actinomycetota bacterium containing:
- a CDS encoding menaquinone biosynthesis decarboxylase, giving the protein MAFKDLREFIKFLEERGELKRVSATVDPILEMTEIVDRISKASGPAVLFEKAKGSKMPVLMNAFGTTARMAWALGVDNLDEVGERVRKLTSFGSPTGAGEKLGALLKLKDLAGYGPKLVKKAPCQEVVISGNPSLNDLPILKCWPGDGGRFITLPLVITKNPLDQKQNMGMYRMQVFDERTTGMHIHLHHDGAENYRKSEKMGEPMEVAVALGGDPATIYAATAPLPKGLDELIFAGFLRKKPVEVVKARTVDLLVPAQAEIILEGHIDPIKRQREGPFGDHTGYYSLEGDYPVFNLTCITRRKDAIYSATVVGKPPMEDCYMGKATERIFLPLLQLVYPEIVDMDLPLEGVFHNCAIIGVKKSYPMHAAKVMNGIWSMGQMMLTKMIVVVDEDIDVHNYSEVAWKVFNNVDPARDIIITRGPLDALDHSSPTANFGSKMGIDATRKWKEEGHDREWPDDIVMNEEIKRLVSSRWKEYGFK
- a CDS encoding flavin prenyltransferase UbiX, with the translated sequence MRIVVGITGASGSVYAEKLLKELTRGGHEVKLILTEAAKYVINLEIGLDLAGDFEAIENSLKMWVGGNASDLLEYIEIDDIASKISSGSYPTHAMVVIPCSMGTLASIRAGISKNILERAADVTLKEGRPLILVPRETPLSELHLENMLTLKRAGATILPAMPGFYNRPDSIDDLVSFIVGRLLDLLGIAHHLYKRWEG